The DNA sequence ATCGCGCCGTCGCCTGCACTCGAGAGTCATCACGGCGAGGCGCTCGTCCACGAGGGTGCGGGGGTCGGCGCCGGGGCGGTCCTCATCGGGGGAACCGTGGTCGGTCGCGGCGCCGAGATCGGGGCCGGAGCCCGGCTGGACGGCGCCGTGGTCTTCGACGGCGCCCGTATCGAGGCCGGGGCGACGGTCGAACGGTCGATCATCGGCTTCGGCGCGCGCATCGGCCACCGGGCGCTGATCCGCGACGGGGTGATCGGCGACGGCGCCGACATCGGTGCGCGTTGCGAACTGCTGCGCGGGGCCCGGGTGTGGCCCGGGGTCGTGATCCCCGACGGCGGGATCCGCTACTCCACGGACATGTAGCTCCGCTACTCGACGGACAGGAAACCGTCCCCGGCCGGGCGCGGGGCCCGGGGGGCGACCGGGTCGGCCGGGACCCCCACGGCCACCGCCCCGAGGGGTCGCCAGGACGCGGGCAGGGCGAGCTCACGGCGCGTGGTGTCGGCGGCGAAGATGGTCGAGCCCACCCAGCAGGATCCCAGTCCGCGTGCGGCGAGGGAGACCAGCAGCGACTGGACGGCGGCGCCACCGGCCACGGTGAACATGGTCTCCTCGCAGGCCCTGCGCCGAGGGTCCGGGTAGGCGTGGGCGCCGGCGGAGTCGTCGACGAACGGCACGATGAGCTCGGGGCAGGTGCGTAGGAGGTCGCCGCGGGCGAGGCGGCGGGCCAGGATGTCGCCTGAGTGTCCGTCCGCCCGCAGGTCCGCCTCCCAGTCCGCGCGGAGTGCGTCGAGCAACCGGTGACGCGCGGCGCCGGAGACGCGGACGAACCTCACGGGCGTGCTGTGGTGCGGAGCGGGCGCGGTGAGCGCGTCGGCCACCGCGTCGGCGAGCACCTCCGCGGGGACGGGCTCGTCGGTGAACCGTCGGACCGAGCGACGGCCGGGCACGGCCTCGCGCCGGCCCTGCGCCAACGCTTCCGCGGTGCCCAGCCTGAACAGGTCCGACCCGCTGTCCCGGATGAGGTCGCGGGCCCGTCTCGGGGTATCGGTCCCGTCGTCGTCATCCACCAGCAGGTGCCCCACCCCCCGCACCACCGCGACGGGACGGGCGCCCAGCTTCCCCTTGACCAGGTCCGCCGCTGCGGCGATCTCGTCGGCGACGGCGACGTCGGTGACGAACAGTTCGTTGCCCTGGCGGTCCACTGCTCCGTCGTAACCGACGGAGACGCGCAGGCCGGCGGCTCCGATCGCCACGTCGGTCTGACCGGTCCGCCAGGCGCGGCCCATGGTGTCGGTCACGACCACTCCCACGCGCACTCCGGTCAGTCGGTGGAGGTCCCGGGCGAGGGCGGCGGCGGAGCCGTCGGGGTCCTCTGGGAGCAGGGCGAGCTCGCGGGACTCCACGTTGGAGCCGTCGACCCCGGCGGCGGCCTGGACGATGCCCAGTCGGTTCTCGGTGATCAGGGTCCGGTTGACCCGTGCCACCACCCGCACCGACTCCTCGTCGACGAGGCGGCGGCGCAGGGCGTCCCGTTCGT is a window from the Dietzia sp. JS16-p6b genome containing:
- a CDS encoding coenzyme F420-0:L-glutamate ligase — its product is MTDDAVPEIRRWAGEHAAPSDIRLWAPDGLPEFRPGDDLARILAGALTGHPNGLTDGDVVVLTSKVLSKTEGRIVPAPTDPDERDALRRRLVDEESVRVVARVNRTLITENRLGIVQAAAGVDGSNVESRELALLPEDPDGSAAALARDLHRLTGVRVGVVVTDTMGRAWRTGQTDVAIGAAGLRVSVGYDGAVDRQGNELFVTDVAVADEIAAAADLVKGKLGARPVAVVRGVGHLLVDDDDGTDTPRRARDLIRDSGSDLFRLGTAEALAQGRREAVPGRRSVRRFTDEPVPAEVLADAVADALTAPAPHHSTPVRFVRVSGAARHRLLDALRADWEADLRADGHSGDILARRLARGDLLRTCPELIVPFVDDSAGAHAYPDPRRRACEETMFTVAGGAAVQSLLVSLAARGLGSCWVGSTIFAADTTRRELALPASWRPLGAVAVGVPADPVAPRAPRPAGDGFLSVE